The Leptospiraceae bacterium genome includes the window ATAATAATTTTTCTTATATTCTTCAAGTTTATTTATAATTTTGGGCAATAAACTTTTAAAATCTTCTTCCTCTAACCTTAGACCTTTAAAATTTTTATAAAAAGGTGTACTACTTCGTTCTTGGAATTGGATTATCATAAGTTTTTTAGCAAGAACACCTAAAAGAAAAACAGCTTTATGAACTGGTGTAAGAAAAGTGTTTTTATACTCATCAAAAAAAGTTTCTATTT containing:
- a CDS encoding TM1802 family CRISPR-associated protein — protein: IETFFDEYKNTFLTPVHKAVFLLGVLAKKLMIIQFQERSSTPFYKNFKGLRLEEEDFKSLLPKIINKLEEYKKNYYSNLEELISLYFLEAGNGWKISNEELNFYFVLGMCLHKKVSEILKIEKEEQKDE